Proteins from a single region of Neomonachus schauinslandi chromosome 10, ASM220157v2, whole genome shotgun sequence:
- the NOL4L gene encoding nucleolar protein 4-like, whose protein sequence is MNDSTWMSADPHLASSLSPSQDERMRSPQNLHSQEDDDSSSESGSGNGSSTLNPSTSSSTQGDPAFPEMNGNGAVAPMDFTATSEDQPINLCDKLPPGTALGTPSYPSDGCGTDGLRSRVKYGVKTTPESPPYSSGSYDSIKTEVSGCPEDLTVGRAPTADDDDDDHDDHEDNDKMNDSEGMDPERLKAFNMFVRLFVDENLDRMVPISKQPKEKIQAIIESCSRQFPEFQERARKRIRTYLKSCRRMKKNGMEMTRPTPPHLTSAMAENILAAACESETRKAAKRMRLEIYQSSQDEPIALDKQHSRDSAAITHSTYSLPASSYSQDPVYVNGGLNYSYRGYGALGSNLQPPASLQTGNHSNGPTDLSMKGGAATASSTPTPTPSSNSTSRTMPAAQLSPTEISAVRQLIAGYRESAAFLLRSADELENLILQQN, encoded by the exons ATGACTCCTCCTCTGAGAGTGGCAGTGGCAATGGCTCCTCCACCCTGAACCCATCCACATCGAGCAGCACGCAGGGCGACCCCGCCTTCCCTGAGATGAATGGCAACGGCGCCGTGGCCCCCATGGACTTCACCGCCACCTCCGAAGATCAGCCCATCAACCTGTGCGACAAGCTCCCGCCGGGCACGGCGCTTGGCACGCCCTCCTACCCCTCCGACGGCTGTGGCACCGATGGACTGCGGAGCCGTGTCAAGTACGGGGTGAAGACCACCCCTGAG TCGCCCCCTTACAGCTCCGGGAGCTATGATTCCATCAAGACTGAGGTCAGTGGCTGCCCTGAGGACCTGACGGTGGGCCGGGCCCCCACAGCAGATGACGACGACGACGACCACGATGACCACGAGGACAACGACAAGATGAACGACTCCGAGGGCATGGACCCCGAGCGCCTCAAGGCCTTCAAT ATGTTCGTGCGGCTCTTTGTGGACGAGAACTTGGACCGCATGGTGCCCATCTCCAAGCAGCCCAAGGAGAAGATCCAGGCCATCATCGAGTCCTGCAGCCGGCAATTTCCCGAGTTCCAGGAGCGGGCCCGCAAGCGCATCCGCACGTACCTCAAGTCCTGCCGGCGCATGAAGAAGAACGGCATGGAGATG ACCAGACCCACGCCTCCCCACCTGACCTCGGCCATGGCCGAAAACATCCTGGCAGCTGCCTGCGAGAGCGAGACGAGAAAAGCAGCCAAAAGGATGCGCCTGGAGATCTACCAGTCCTCCCAG GACGAGCCCATCGCCCTGGACAAACAGCACTCCCGGGACTCCGCAGCCATCACCCACTCCACCTACTCACTGCCAGCCTCCTCCTACTCCCAGGACCCTGTGTACGTCAACGGCGGCCTCAACTACAGTTACCGTGGTTACGGGGCCTTGGGCAGCAACCTgcagccccctgcctccctccaaaCAGGAAATCACAGTAATG GGCCCACCGACCTCAGCATGAAAGGCGGGGCCGCCACGGCCTCCAGCACGCCCACGCCCACGCCCTCCAGCAACAGCACCAGCAGGACCATGCCCGCCGCCCAGCTCAGCCCCACGGAGATCAGTGCGGTGCGGCAGCTCATCGCCGGCTACCGAGAGTCCGCCGCCTTCCTGCTGCGCTCCGCGGACGAACTGGAAAACCTCATTTTACAGCAGAACTGA